A section of the Phaseolus vulgaris cultivar G19833 chromosome 8, P. vulgaris v2.0, whole genome shotgun sequence genome encodes:
- the LOC137823428 gene encoding senescence-associated protein AAF, chloroplastic isoform X1 encodes MALTANNVSSSPMVTKRTALCKSHEKHYLSSSTRINRIQFSRHRLEHGHLNHRCLHTERSTVFNGWFWFINGKPVGLISKKSSISCKSTGANNTEEKECIKTYDDITDLTRAHTKGEKNDHTLVVHGLAEACRFVCNDAKFLSRGIMRLDARARQDVAFLGTEFLKLDARAREDTEKIDRDVKEKASWLSRIATLLKDKAQSRLKNAADEHWSDGALEADLRLADFRAKQRAMEDALMSLELIKNIHNRMVSKMYNFPLRRDKGSLSENNARGRIMLEKNGKTTNSFPGDVTTERIAALQEAYWSMASALSEADGIDYTDPEELELLIRTLIDLDAMDGKQSVSLLVECSSSPDVSTRRALANALAAAPSMWTLGNAGMGALQVSDYNFITTKVLFTGNMASFFSLWFVLQRLAEDSNPAIAAAASKAIYELKKQWEIDEGDSWRFMMDENATEEKGSRESDKKEDNK; translated from the exons ATGGCACTTACTGCAAACAATGTTTCAAGCAGTCCTATGGTCACTAAAAGAACAGCTCTCTGTAAATCACATGAAAAACATTATCTTTCCTCGTCAACAAGGATTAATAGAATACAGTTTTCAAGGCATAGACTGGAACATGGACATCTGAACCATAGATGTCTCCACACAGAGAGATCAACCGTATTCAATGGCTGGTTTTGGTTCATTAATGGAAAACCAGTTGGTTTGATCTCCAAGAAATCTTCTATCTCATGTAAATCAACAGGAGCAAATAATACTGAAGAGAAAGAATGTATTAAAACTTATGATGACATTACTGATTTAACTAG GGCACATACCAAAGGCGAGAAAAATGATCACACTCTTGTTGTCCATGGCTTGGCTGAAGCATGTAGATTTGTTTGCAACGATGCAAAGTTTCTCTCACG AGGCATAATGAGGCTTGATGCTCGTGCCCGCCAAGATGTTGCTTTTCTTGGAACTGAATTTCTCAAACTGGATG CTCGGGCTAGAGAGGATACTGAAAAAATTGACCGTGATGTGAAGGAAAAAGCTAGCTGGCTTAGTCGTATTGCTACT TTATTGAAGGATAAAGCTCAGTCCAGATTGAAAAATGCTGCTGATGAGCATTGGAGTGATGGGGCTTTAGAG GCTGATTTACGTCTTGCTGACTTCCGTGCTAAGCAACGTGCAATGGAAGATGCCTTGATGTCCTTGGAG CTTATCAAAAACATCCATAACAGGATGGTGAGCAAGATGTATAACTT TCCACTTCGCAGAGATAAAGGATCACTTTCAGAAAACAATGCAAGAGGGCGAATAATGCTTGAAAAGAATGGAAAAACCACAAATTCCTTTCCTGGGGATGTGACCACAGAAAGGATTGCTGCTCTTCAG GAGGCATACTGGAGTATGGCATCAGCACTTTCTGAAGCAGATGGAATCGATTACACTGATCCTGAAGAG CTTGAGTTGTTGATCAGAACTCTTATAGATCTGGATGCAATGGATGGTAAACAAAGTGTATCTTTGTTGGTAGAGTGCTCCAGTTCCCCTGATGTCAGCACTAG GCGAGCTTTAGCCAATGCACTGGCAGCCGCACCATCCATGTGGACTCTTGGAAATGCAGGGATGGGGGCCCTACAGGTAAGTGATTATAATTTCATTACAACAAAAGTACTTTTCACAGGCAATATGGCTTCATTTTTTTCCCTTTGGTTTGTATTGCAGAGACTGGCAGAAGATAGCAACCCAGCCATTGCTGCTGCAGCATCCAAAGCCATTTATGAACTGAAAAAACAATGGGAAATAGATGAAGGCGATAGCTGGAGGTTTATGATGGATGAAAACGCCACGGAAGAAAAAGGAAGCAGAGAATCTGATAAAAAAGAAGATAACAAATGA
- the LOC137823428 gene encoding senescence-associated protein AAF, chloroplastic isoform X2, which translates to MALTANNVSSSPMVTKRTALCKSHEKHYLSSSTRINRIQFSRHRLEHGHLNHRCLHTERSTVFNGWFWFINGKPVGLISKKSSISCKSTGANNTEEKECIKTYDDITDLTRAHTKGEKNDHTLVVHGLAEACRFVCNDAKFLSRGIMRLDARARQDVAFLGTEFLKLDARAREDTEKIDRDVKEKASWLSRIATLLKDKAQSRLKNAADEHWSDGALEADLRLADFRAKQRAMEDALMSLELIKNIHNRMVSKMYNFPLRRDKGSLSENNARGRIMLEKNGKTTNSFPGDVTTERIAALQEAYWSMASALSEADGIDYTDPEELELLIRTLIDLDAMDGKQSVSLLVECSSSPDVSTRRALANALAAAPSMWTLGNAGMGALQRLAEDSNPAIAAAASKAIYELKKQWEIDEGDSWRFMMDENATEEKGSRESDKKEDNK; encoded by the exons ATGGCACTTACTGCAAACAATGTTTCAAGCAGTCCTATGGTCACTAAAAGAACAGCTCTCTGTAAATCACATGAAAAACATTATCTTTCCTCGTCAACAAGGATTAATAGAATACAGTTTTCAAGGCATAGACTGGAACATGGACATCTGAACCATAGATGTCTCCACACAGAGAGATCAACCGTATTCAATGGCTGGTTTTGGTTCATTAATGGAAAACCAGTTGGTTTGATCTCCAAGAAATCTTCTATCTCATGTAAATCAACAGGAGCAAATAATACTGAAGAGAAAGAATGTATTAAAACTTATGATGACATTACTGATTTAACTAG GGCACATACCAAAGGCGAGAAAAATGATCACACTCTTGTTGTCCATGGCTTGGCTGAAGCATGTAGATTTGTTTGCAACGATGCAAAGTTTCTCTCACG AGGCATAATGAGGCTTGATGCTCGTGCCCGCCAAGATGTTGCTTTTCTTGGAACTGAATTTCTCAAACTGGATG CTCGGGCTAGAGAGGATACTGAAAAAATTGACCGTGATGTGAAGGAAAAAGCTAGCTGGCTTAGTCGTATTGCTACT TTATTGAAGGATAAAGCTCAGTCCAGATTGAAAAATGCTGCTGATGAGCATTGGAGTGATGGGGCTTTAGAG GCTGATTTACGTCTTGCTGACTTCCGTGCTAAGCAACGTGCAATGGAAGATGCCTTGATGTCCTTGGAG CTTATCAAAAACATCCATAACAGGATGGTGAGCAAGATGTATAACTT TCCACTTCGCAGAGATAAAGGATCACTTTCAGAAAACAATGCAAGAGGGCGAATAATGCTTGAAAAGAATGGAAAAACCACAAATTCCTTTCCTGGGGATGTGACCACAGAAAGGATTGCTGCTCTTCAG GAGGCATACTGGAGTATGGCATCAGCACTTTCTGAAGCAGATGGAATCGATTACACTGATCCTGAAGAG CTTGAGTTGTTGATCAGAACTCTTATAGATCTGGATGCAATGGATGGTAAACAAAGTGTATCTTTGTTGGTAGAGTGCTCCAGTTCCCCTGATGTCAGCACTAG GCGAGCTTTAGCCAATGCACTGGCAGCCGCACCATCCATGTGGACTCTTGGAAATGCAGGGATGGGGGCCCTACAG AGACTGGCAGAAGATAGCAACCCAGCCATTGCTGCTGCAGCATCCAAAGCCATTTATGAACTGAAAAAACAATGGGAAATAGATGAAGGCGATAGCTGGAGGTTTATGATGGATGAAAACGCCACGGAAGAAAAAGGAAGCAGAGAATCTGATAAAAAAGAAGATAACAAATGA
- the LOC137824256 gene encoding protein NUCLEOLAR COMPLEX ASSOCIATED 4 — protein sequence MACVDPPRKKKKGRYGVAELKTLGNQLLSSASHINNLPLLLTFLSPSSPPHHVLESLLSLHSFFLPLLPKLPSSSSAAAPSAADQSEFIYLTWLRSKFDEFLKSLLDILASPQSDETLKELVLDTLMEFVKVANGGAFHSALYHKLLLSIVRSTSPATFFVDLLESKYFKYIDVRYFTYISLKKLATTLEGKDASDDKIASADGPNESQLSSNMECFIHNMYYTISHVPPLQGSNNTSDLEMWSSSESPPSESDHKQLSGDVSVDDKLLKSKKPNKNVLSAAKIAKKMKLKFTKAWIAFLRLPLPLDVYKEVLVNLHQAVIPHLSNPIMLCDFLTRSYDVGGVVSVMALSSLFVLMTQYGLEYPNFYEKLYALLVPSTFMAKHRARFFQLLDSCLKSPLLPAYLAASFAKKLSRLLLSVPPSGALVITALIHNILRRHPSVNCLVHREDGVDEGKSDHRTDEGSTANSDNVKTSAIPCQKPGIDHFNSIETDPKKSAAMRSSLWEIDTILHHYCPPVSRFALSLGNDLTVRAKTSEVNVGDFSAGSYATILGAEIRRRVKQVPLAFYKASPSSLFSETDFAGWTFKCEEIPEMTNGNNERSTKDLS from the exons ATGGCGTGCGTGGATCCtccaaggaagaagaagaaaggacgatacggcgtcgcAGAGCTGAAAACCCTAGGGAACCAGCTTCTCTCCTCTGCCTCGCACATCAACAACCTCCCTCTTCTCCTCACATTCCTTTCCCCTTCTTCTCCTCCGCACCACGTCCTCGAATCCCTCCTTTCTCTCCACTCCTTCTTCCTCCCTCTTCTACCCAAGCTCCCTTCCTCCTCCTCCGCCGCCGCTCCCTCCGCCGCTGACCAGTCCGAGTTCATCTACCTCACCTGGCTCCGTTCCAAATTCGATGAGTTCCTCAAGTCCCTCCTCGACATTCTTGCCTCGCCACAGTCCGACGAGACGCTCAAGGAACTCGTGCTGGACACGCTCATGGAGTTCGTGAAGGTGGCCAATGGCGGCGCCTTCCACTCTGCTTTGTACCACAAACTTCTCCTTAGCATT GTTCGCTCCACTAGTCCCGCTACGTTTTTTGTGGATCTACTGGAGTCAAAGTATTTCAAGTATATTGATGTTCG CTATTTTACATATATAAGTCTAAAAAAGCTGGCTACTACTTTGGAAGGCAAAGATGCCTCAG ATGATAAAATTGCAAGTGCAGATGGCCCCAATGAAAGTCAATTGAGCTCAAA CATGGAGTGTTTCATCCACAATATGTATTATACTATATCGCACGTTCCCCCTCTTCAAGGCTCAAATAATACATCTGATTTGGAAATGTGGAGCAGCTCAG AAAGTCCGCCATCAGAAAGTGACCATAAGCAGCTTTCTGGAGATGTGAGTGTTGATGATAAGTTGCTGAAGTCCAAGAAGCCTAACAAAAAT GTATTGTCAGCCGCCAAAATTGCCAAGAAGATGAAGTTAAAATTTACAAAAGCTTGGATTGCATTTCTTAGATTGCCACTTCCACTTGATGTTTACAAAGAG gttCTTGTTAATCTTCACCAGGCTGTTATTCCTCATCTCTCTAATCCCATCATGTTATG TGATTTCTTAACAAGATCATATGATGTTGGTGGTGTAGTCAGTGTGATGGCTCTTAGCAGCCTTTTTGTTCTAATGACCCAGTATGGTTTGGAATACCCAAATTTCTATGAAAAACTATATGCCCTCTTAGTTCCATCTACCTTCATGGCAAAACATCGAGCAAGGTTTTTCCAG CTTCTTGATTCTTGCCTCAAGTCACCTCTTCTTCCAGCTTACCTGGCTGCTTCCTTTGCAAAGAAACTGAGTAGGTTGTTGCTTTCAGTTCCTCCTTCAGGGGCATTAGTTATTACGGCTCTGATTCACAATATTTTGCGGAGACATCCTTCAGTAAACTGTTTGGTGCACCGG GAAGATGGTGTTGACGAAGGGAAAAGTGACCATAGAACAGATGAAGGATCAACTGCCAACTCGGATAATGTCAAGACTAGTGCCATACCCTGCCAGAAACCAGGCATTGACCATTTTAACAGTATTGAAACTGATCCCAAGAAGTCAGCTGCTATGA GGAGTTCTCTCTGGGAAATTGACACTATTCTTCACCACTACTGTCCTCCTGTCTCAAG GTTTGCTTTGTCTCTTGGGAATGATTTGACAGTGAGAGCCAAAACAAGTGAAGTTAATGTCGGTGATTTTAGTGCCGGTTCATATGCAACAATCCTTGGAGCAGAG ATAAGGCGGAGAGTAAAGCAGGTTCCCTTAGCATTCTACAAAGCAAGTCCTTCCTCTTTGTTTTCAGAGACTGATTTTGCTGGCTGGACTTTCAAATGTGAAGAAATCCCCGAAATGACCAATGGCAATAATGAGAGAAGTACTAAAGATCTATCTTAA